The following proteins are co-located in the Komagataeibacter sp. FNDCF1 genome:
- a CDS encoding IS5 family transposase (programmed frameshift) has translation MSDVFLLSESQMERIEPFFPLVHGVPRVNDRRVLSGIVYVIRNGLQWKDAPKAYGLHKALYNRFIRWSRLGVFERIFVALTEQAGRSKRLMIDATHLKAHRTSASLLKKGLFPRHIGRTKGGLNSKLHAVCDGQGRPVRLHLTAGQVSDFKGADVLLADLSDETEEVIGDRGYDSNRIRLSLAERNITACIPPKKNRKSKPPYNWHLYKKRHLIENMFARLKDWRRVATRYDRCAHTFMSAIHIAASFIFYLKE, from the exons ATGAGTGACGTGTTTTTGCTGTCTGAGAGCCAGATGGAGCGGATTGAGCCATTTTTTCCTCTGGTGCACGGAGTGCCACGCGTGAATGACCGTCGTGTTCTGAGTGGGATCGTTTATGTGATCCGCAACGGCCTTCAGTGGAAAGACGCCCCGAAAGCGTATGGTCTGCACAAGGCTTTGTATAATCGCTTCATCCGGTGGAGCCGCCTGGGTGTCTTTGAGCGGATCTTCGTCGCCCTGACAGAACAGGCTGGCCGTTCGAAGCGCCTGATGATCGATGCGACACATCTCAAGGCGCACCGGACATCGGCGTCCCTGCTCAAAAAAGGGCTTT TTCCCCGCCATATCGGGCGGACAAAAGGTGGACTGAACTCAAAACTCCATGCCGTGTGCGATGGTCAGGGTCGGCCTGTTCGCCTGCATCTGACAGCAGGTCAGGTCAGTGACTTCAAGGGCGCAGACGTGCTGCTGGCAGATCTCTCCGACGAGACAGAAGAAGTCATCGGGGACAGAGGCTATGACAGCAACCGGATCAGGTTATCGCTTGCAGAACGGAATATCACTGCCTGCATTCCCCCGAAAAAGAACCGGAAATCAAAGCCGCCTTACAACTGGCATCTGTATAAAAAGCGCCATCTGATCGAAAACATGTTCGCAAGGCTGAAAGACTGGCGACGTGTTGCAACCAGATACGATCGCTGCGCTCATACATTCATGTCTGCAATCCACATCGCAGCAAGCTTCATCTTCTATCTCAAAGAATGA
- a CDS encoding IS630 family transposase — protein sequence MAGRQAGQVVLRPQARTFLEGQVRRHKAPRSLSDRCRMVLLCAEGLQSKEVAARLGVHEHTVGKWRRRFVEDGIEGLTDEYRAGRPRTVSDAQVTQVIERTLNTTPKDATHWSIRSMAAEIGLSHTTIRRIWSAFGLQPHRAETFKLSTDPLFVDKVRDIVGLYMSPPNRAIVLCVDEKSQIQALDREQPVLPMAPGVPERRTHTYLRNGTTSLFAALDIATGAVIGKCYKRHRTTEFLDFLKCIDAEIPAGLDVHLVMDNYATHKTTTIKTWLARRPHWHVHFTPTSASWINQVERWFAELTRKQLQRGVHRSTTELEADITTFIDAHNENPKPYRWVKSADQILASVKRFCHKTMNRTSDSGD from the coding sequence ATGGCGGGACGACAGGCAGGTCAGGTAGTACTGCGTCCGCAGGCGCGGACGTTTCTTGAAGGGCAGGTCCGGCGTCACAAGGCGCCGCGGTCATTGTCGGATCGCTGCCGGATGGTTCTGCTCTGCGCCGAAGGCTTGCAGAGCAAGGAAGTCGCTGCACGCCTGGGGGTACATGAGCACACCGTCGGCAAATGGCGGCGGCGGTTTGTCGAAGATGGCATTGAAGGCCTGACCGACGAATATCGTGCCGGCCGGCCCCGCACGGTGTCGGACGCGCAGGTTACGCAGGTCATCGAGCGCACGCTGAACACAACGCCCAAAGACGCGACGCACTGGTCGATCCGTTCCATGGCTGCCGAGATCGGCCTGTCGCATACGACCATCCGCCGGATCTGGAGCGCCTTCGGTCTGCAGCCGCATCGGGCCGAAACCTTCAAACTGTCGACGGACCCGCTATTTGTCGACAAGGTTCGGGATATTGTCGGTCTTTACATGTCGCCACCGAACCGTGCGATCGTGCTGTGCGTCGACGAGAAATCCCAGATCCAGGCGCTGGACCGCGAACAGCCAGTCCTGCCTATGGCACCGGGCGTGCCGGAACGACGTACCCATACCTATCTCCGGAACGGCACGACGTCGCTGTTTGCAGCCCTCGACATCGCAACAGGTGCGGTGATCGGCAAATGCTACAAACGTCATCGTACCACGGAATTTCTGGACTTCCTGAAATGTATCGACGCTGAGATCCCTGCTGGCCTGGATGTTCATCTCGTGATGGACAACTACGCCACGCATAAAACGACCACGATCAAGACATGGCTCGCACGCCGCCCGCATTGGCATGTTCACTTCACACCCACCTCGGCTTCCTGGATCAATCAGGTAGAGCGCTGGTTCGCCGAACTGACGCGCAAGCAACTCCAACGCGGCGTGCATCGGTCAACAACTGAACTCGAAGCCGACATCACAACTTTTATCGACGCACATAACGAAAATCCCAAGCCGTATCGGTGGGTCAAATCAGCCGACCAGATCCTCGCCTCGGTGAAGCGCTTTTGTCACAAGACAATGAACCGAACTTCAGATTCAGGTGACTAG